Proteins from one Dysgonomonas sp. HDW5A genomic window:
- a CDS encoding iron chaperone produces MKSKTDMPKPTTVDEYIAVAIPEVKEYLERLRSSIKQAAPQAEEVISYDMPAYKQNGMVVYFGGFTKHVSLFPGAEAIEVFKNELTDYKTSKGTIRFSLDKPLPIALIKKIVKFRVAENLAKQQKKQASKSPTNKS; encoded by the coding sequence ATGAAATCAAAAACAGACATGCCCAAACCTACAACAGTTGATGAATACATTGCTGTAGCAATTCCTGAAGTAAAGGAATACTTAGAACGACTAAGAAGTTCTATCAAACAAGCCGCACCACAAGCCGAAGAAGTCATTAGTTACGACATGCCGGCTTATAAACAAAATGGTATGGTAGTTTACTTTGGTGGCTTTACAAAACATGTCAGCCTATTTCCCGGTGCAGAAGCAATAGAAGTATTTAAAAACGAATTAACAGATTATAAAACCTCTAAAGGAACGATCCGTTTCTCTCTCGATAAACCACTTCCAATTGCATTAATAAAGAAAATAGTAAAATTTAGGGTAGCTGAAAATTTAGCAAAACAACAGAAAAAACAAGCATCTAAATCACCAACAAATAAAAGCTAA